GGGTTACGAATGGCGAAGCACCCGCTGGCATCCGGCGACGAAGTGGCCAACTTCTGCCGCCATGTGGGCGTCGGCTTTCAGATCCTGAACGACTTGAAGGACTGGCAGGGCGACAAAGATAACAAACTCCGCAGCGGTCAGGATGCGTTGGCTTTGCGCCCGACGTTACTACTGGCATTAGCATTGAAAGATGCGGACGAACAGCAACGCCAGACCTTGCAGGATGTGCTTTCGGGCAAGTTCGACGATGTGCCGGAAGAGGCAAGAATCGACAAGCTGCGAGCTATCTTCAACAGCTGCGGAGTCTTCGATAAAGCGGAAACGCTGGTCGAACGATCTCAGGAACGAGCCGAAGCGATTGTTGAAGACATCGAAGACGAGAAGGTGCAGGCACTGCTCCGGTTCTTTCTCGAAACGGTGCTCGCCCGCGACGACGGCCCCACGCCCGCTGAACACCTCGACCCGGATTCCGGTGATCCACCGCCATCGCCTGCCGCGCAGCCTGTGTTTGTGCCGCTGACAATCGGCAGCTTGTAGACGAAACGCGTCCCGTCCCCGAAATCGACTTCCGTGATTGACAGCCTGCTTGCAAAGGCACGCGTTTTCGTGGTCGCACAAACGTTGCTTACGCGCGGACCGGGACGCCTCGAAGTCTTTGCACACCGAGTCGGAAGATGACCCAGAGTGCGACGACCGCCTCTTTCATGTTGATCTTGGTCACACCAAAACGGCGATCAGCAAACGTGATCGGTGTTTCAACAAACCGACAGCCAACTCGGTGGCAGCGGTAGAGCACTTCTTCTTCAAACGCATAGCCTTTGGCCATCGTTCGGTCCCAGTCGATTTCGGCCAGCTTGCTGACGGAATAGCAACGAAAGCTGCCGCTGTTGTCCTTCGTCTTCAGCCCGAGCAGCACGCGTGCATATAGGTTGATGCAGCGACTCATAAGATGGCGTCGCAGATTCCAACCGACAACTCCGCCGCCTTTCACATAGCGAGACCCGATCACGACGTCGGCATCTTCAGCACACTGCAGGATGGCCGGAATATGATTCGGGCTGTGGCTGAAATCGGCATCCAAATTCAGCAGTTGGTCGTAACCTTCCGCTATGGCATAGCGAAACGCTTCCACTTTTGCGGCTCCTAAACCCTGCTTCTCTGGCCGGTGCAGCAGACTGACCTTCGAATCCGCAGCGGCGAATTCACGAACGACATCGCCGGTTCCGTCGGGCGAATTGTCATCGATCACAAGAATATCTGCGTCCGAAGAAACAGCGCGCAGTTCGGGGATCAGCAGCCGGATATTTTCGACTTCGTTGTACGTGCAGATCGTGAATAGCAATCGAGGCATCAGGAGACCGTCTCATCAAAACGTAGCGCGCCGGTTTTCGCAAGATTGCGTTGAAGCTGCAACGGTGGCAAAGACAGCTCTTTGGAAAACGTCTGCAATCGTTCCCAATTCTGCCGAGGCGCGTCGGGGGCTGAGTCTGCGGGACGCCGGATCGCCCGGATCAGAACATTGCGGCCCGTGTGTTCCATTTCGATGAACTCCATCACGGTCGTATTGTAGCCCACGCATTCCAGCAGGTGAGCTCGCACGGCATCTGTTGTCAGTTCGCAGAACCGTTCGTGCAGAATTCCGTGACCGGATATCACAGGGTGGGCTGTCGCTGGCAGAGCAGCCGCGAGTTCGTGATGACAACAGGGCACAGCCAGAATAACGTTGGCATTCCACGCAACCGCGGCAGCCAGAGCATCATCAGTAGCGGTGTCGCAGGCGTGCAACGAAATCGCAAGGTGGACGTCTTCGGCTGGCTGAAAATCGGCGATGTCGGTCGCTTCGAAGGCGATTCCTGTCAGCTTCAGTTCTGACGCAATTGCCTGACACGTCTGAACAACGTCCGCGCGCCGGTCGAGACCTGTGATGTGGACCTTGCGTCCAAGACCAGCAGTAAGATAGTAGTGAACGGCAAAAGTCAGGTAGCTCTTGCCGGAACCGAAATCGACAATTCGAAGGGTATCTTCTGTTGGCAAACGCGACACGATGTCACGGATGAATTCGACGTACCGATTGATTTGACGGAACTTGCTGTAGTGCTTCGCGTGCACTCGACCAGACTTCGACATCACACCTGTTGCCACCAGGAACGGCACGACCTGATCCTCAGGAATCAAATATTGCCGCTGTCTGTTGTGCTCAGCCGGAGCCACAGGGGATTCAGTTTGCACGGATCGTTCAGTGACGAGGCAGCGTCCCTTTTTATTGAACCGCGCCGTCCATTCGGCTGAGTCGGTTCGCAGCAGGCAGTCTCGAAAGGCAATGCCTGCTGACTCGCGGATTTCATTCACGGCTTCATCGGCCGTCAGATTCCGGTGCCGTTCCTGATTGCCTTCGCGCGACGTAAACTGATAAAGAAGCCGTTCGCGAATCTTGACCGGCCGAATGTCAACGCGACGGACGGCGTCGTTCGCCTTCGACGCGGGCTTGCTAAGCACAGCCTTCTGCACTGACCGGCTGGCAAATGCAGTTTCTAACTGCAGCAAAAACGTCTCAACATCGGATGACATAAACCCAGCGACCAGCTTTTCAACGAACCAGAATCGTTTTATTTACGAAGCGGCGTCGTGCTGCCGGCCGTCTGGCGAATGGGCGACGTGCTGCCAACCGGTGGACGGATGAGTGTCGTCGGTGCCGCGCTGCGGTGAGAGCTTAGCGGCGTGGTCGCACCATTATCAACGGCTGTGTCGGACTTTGTCACGGTTGAGGACAGGGACACCTGCTTTAGCGAGGCTGTACCCGGCTTTGTCGCAGCGTGTGTCGGTGTCTCGGCCGCATTGAACGCAGGCTTGTCCGACTGACGGACCTTCCAGTCTGTCGATGCACCGGAATCGGTGGCCGACGTCATTTTTGCAGAAGACTTTGGTGCCACTCCATTATTCGATGCTGTACCTACGGGCATGGAAACTCGAGTACCATCGATTCGTGAACGACGCGACGTTGAACCTTCTGCCGACACCGCGCTACGTGTTGATTCACGCCAAGTTGGTTTCGTAGATTGCTCAATCCGTGAAGCCGAAGGCGAGGCTTCCAGCATCGGAGCCAACTCGTCAACAGGAATTACAGGCTGCGATGTCGCGGCCGGGGCCGGTGTGTTCACTGGCGAAGCGGCCGCTGGAGTGGCCTGAGCCGTTTGCACGGGCTTAGTGGCAGGAGTCGGCGTGTTCGCCATGTCGGGCAGTTCTGGTGCCGGTGCTGGCACCGGTTCCGGAGCCGCTTCAGTGGCGGGCGGAGCCGTTGTGGAAGGTGAACCGAACGCTGGATCGTTTGTCATGTCAACAGGCGTTTCGACTGGCAGAGGTTCGCCTTCCATGTAGACGTCCTGTTGCAGCATCGCTCCGTCGTATCCCGTCGCCCCGGCAACTCGCAGATCTTTGTACCGCAGCAGCGAACCTTTTTCGTAGTGAACATTCTTCAGGGCCACGGCGTATTCGGATCGAGCTCGGAAGAACTGAATTTCCGCCTGCACCAAACGTCGCTGAGCGTCCAGAATTCGGTCTGTGGTATCGTTGATGGAATTGCCTTCGCGCGTTTCCAGTGCCTGCAAGTAGTCTCTGGCTGCGAGGTACTGATTCAAATTATTCTGCAGCGACTGGAAGGCTCGTACGGCGTCGGCGATCGCACCGCTCAGGTTGCTGACCACTTCACGCTGCTGTTCTTTCTGAATGGCTCGTTCGCGAGCCAGTTTAAGTTCTGCATTCTGCACGGCCGCGTGAGCTTTGCGGTATCCGATGGGCACGGTCAGTTCCACACCAACCGTCCATTCCTGCTGATCGCCATCCGCCAGATTTCCGAGCGACGAATTCGGCGCCGTGATTGAGCCGCCGTCGTTGCCGATCAAATGGTCGCCAAAACCTCGCCAGCGGTATCGGCCAATAGCGTCCAGTCGAGGATTGAGAAAGTTCTTCGCTGCCAGCAATTCCATCTCACGTTTTTTCACGTTCAGATGTTGCCGCTGCAGTTCCGGCCGCTGCCGAATCGACTCATTCATGCAGGAATGCCAGTCGAAGCTGATGTTCGCCATGGTCGGTTCTTCAGAAGGACGCATCAACTGGCCATCGGCGGCCGGCATTCCAACCAACAAACGCAGCCGACGTTCAGCCGCCAGCACGCCACCTGTCATCTGCACAGTACCACCGCTGGAACCGTTTTGAGTTTGCGTGCCCTGTAGCAGCCGACCGGACAGTGCGTCATCGACGTCGGCTTTCAGTTGATAATATTGCTGGCGAGCCAAAGCTTCATCGGCGATCTTAAAGTTGCCGGCGGTGTCCATCGCCTTCGCTTTGTTCCACACGACAAGCGCTTTTTCCATCGCCTTTTTGCGAGCATCAAGTTCGCGGTAGGACAGGTACAAGTCCCAGTAGGCGTTTTCGACGTTACTGACGTAGTCTCGCAATGACGCCATGAATTCAGTGTGGTTGATGTCGGCGTTTGCTTTCGCAATCAACACACCGTTGTAGATTCCGGGCGTGGCACCAGGACCGGCGATGCGGTTAAATTCTGCTCCACCACCCTGCAACAACGGCTGACGAATTTCGCCTTCCAGCCATGTGTCCCACGCCGACCGGAACGTATTCGCCGGAGCGTTGTTGGCATCGAAGAGTGCCGTGCTGCGGACAGCCAGCAAAGAACCTGTGGCCGTTCGTTTTGACAGTTCGACCTGATAGTCATGCAGGTCCTGAGTGAACGCGGTGGTTCCGCCAGCGAAAAAGTTATTGTTATAGATGCGGTTGTTGTTGTTGAAAGTCGACGACGCGGACAGTTGAGCGTCGAAGGCACTGAGGGCGGCTTCCATACCAAAGCGAGGATCGGTTTCCTGCAACTGAGTTGAATAGCCGGTGTTGACCGTGTCGGGAGAACGCAGCACGATGCCGCCGATGTCTCGCAACACAGACGAATGCTGCATCGCCAGACGCAACACGTCATCTAAAGTTCGATCGACATAGGTGATTTCGTCTGCCGCAACGCTCAACGCGGTCACAGGCTCAGAAGTCATACTGACTTCCTGGAACACCTGAGGATTCGGATTATCAATCTGCTGAGTGATACAGTCGATCTCGGTCGTATCATTGTTCACCGTCTTTTCCCACTGACGGTTCGACGCCGCGCAGCCGGAAAACAGGATCGGCGAAAACACCATGGAATAGACCAATGACATTGCCATGGACAGGCGCATTGGCCGCGTCGGTTGAGATTGTGCTGTTTCAGCTGGGTTACGGAGCGGCATTTTCATATCCATACTTGCTGCCGTGTCTGATTCGTGATTCAGACCGTGTTGCCGAATTGCACTGCGTGCGCACATCCTGTGCAGGCAGTCGCTGACCTTACCTATCTTTTCATCGACGATGAGCGAACCGGATTGAAGATATTCTGAACCTTCATCCGACCTTTGCCCGGGAAGCAGACTCATAACCGTTAAGGAGACTGTCGCCGCGCAGAATATTGCCGTCCGGCAGCAGGATCTGCCGATGCGCGTACCGGATGCGCAGCCACAAGAGGTACAAACGTCCAGTCGTTTTGCAGCGCTGGATGTCGGCAAAAACTGCCGCGCGACGTTGCTAACTTAACTCGCCGCTGCGTTGGGTTGAGGCTTCCACGGCGCTGATCAAAGCCGCTCTGACTCCGCCGCGTTCCATTTCGTGCAAGGCGGCGATCGTTGTTCCACCAGGACTGGTGACAGCATCCTTCAATGCGGCGGGATGTTCACCGGTCTGTAAGACCATCTCAGCCGCGCCAACTAAAGTCTGCGCGGCAAGTCGAATGGCCATATCGCGCGGCAGGCCAACCTTCACGCCGCCATCACTGAGCGCTTCAATGATCTGGAAGACATAGGCCGGTCCGCTGCCCGAAAGACCAGTCACGGCATCCAGCAAATGTTCCGCCACGATCTCAACCACGCCGACACTGCTAAGAAGAGTCGACACCAATTGTTCGTCCGCATCTGACGCTAACGTGCCCCGGCTGACCCCGCACGCACCTTTCCCAATCAAGCACGGCGTGTTCGGCATGACTCGAATCAGGCGACTACCCGCCGGCAGCCATGATTCCAATCGCGAAATGGTCAGCCCGGCAGCGACGGATACGATCAGTTGGTCAGGTGTGAGCTGAGGTCCCAGCTCTTCCAAAACGGATTGCATCATTTGTGGTTTTACGGCCAGAAACACGACGTCTGAATTCTTCAGATGTTCGTCTGCCGCTGCAGACACCACCACATCCTTCCCCACTGCAGTTCGGAACGCCTGTTTGGAAACTTCTGACGGATCGACGCCACAAATTTGAGCAGTCGGC
This DNA window, taken from Fuerstiella marisgermanici, encodes the following:
- a CDS encoding class I SAM-dependent methyltransferase; its protein translation is MSSDVETFLLQLETAFASRSVQKAVLSKPASKANDAVRRVDIRPVKIRERLLYQFTSREGNQERHRNLTADEAVNEIRESAGIAFRDCLLRTDSAEWTARFNKKGRCLVTERSVQTESPVAPAEHNRQRQYLIPEDQVVPFLVATGVMSKSGRVHAKHYSKFRQINRYVEFIRDIVSRLPTEDTLRIVDFGSGKSYLTFAVHYYLTAGLGRKVHITGLDRRADVVQTCQAIASELKLTGIAFEATDIADFQPAEDVHLAISLHACDTATDDALAAAVAWNANVILAVPCCHHELAAALPATAHPVISGHGILHERFCELTTDAVRAHLLECVGYNTTVMEFIEMEHTGRNVLIRAIRRPADSAPDAPRQNWERLQTFSKELSLPPLQLQRNLAKTGALRFDETVS
- the proC gene encoding pyrroline-5-carboxylate reductase, translating into MKPHHVRIGFVGTGRMATALARGFTRELVPTAQICGVDPSEVSKQAFRTAVGKDVVVSAAADEHLKNSDVVFLAVKPQMMQSVLEELGPQLTPDQLIVSVAAGLTISRLESWLPAGSRLIRVMPNTPCLIGKGACGVSRGTLASDADEQLVSTLLSSVGVVEIVAEHLLDAVTGLSGSGPAYVFQIIEALSDGGVKVGLPRDMAIRLAAQTLVGAAEMVLQTGEHPAALKDAVTSPGGTTIAALHEMERGGVRAALISAVEASTQRSGELS
- a CDS encoding polyprenol monophosphomannose synthase, with protein sequence MPRLLFTICTYNEVENIRLLIPELRAVSSDADILVIDDNSPDGTGDVVREFAAADSKVSLLHRPEKQGLGAAKVEAFRYAIAEGYDQLLNLDADFSHSPNHIPAILQCAEDADVVIGSRYVKGGGVVGWNLRRHLMSRCINLYARVLLGLKTKDNSGSFRCYSVSKLAEIDWDRTMAKGYAFEEEVLYRCHRVGCRFVETPITFADRRFGVTKINMKEAVVALWVIFRLGVQRLRGVPVRA
- a CDS encoding TolC family protein produces the protein MAMSLVYSMVFSPILFSGCAASNRQWEKTVNNDTTEIDCITQQIDNPNPQVFQEVSMTSEPVTALSVAADEITYVDRTLDDVLRLAMQHSSVLRDIGGIVLRSPDTVNTGYSTQLQETDPRFGMEAALSAFDAQLSASSTFNNNNRIYNNNFFAGGTTAFTQDLHDYQVELSKRTATGSLLAVRSTALFDANNAPANTFRSAWDTWLEGEIRQPLLQGGGAEFNRIAGPGATPGIYNGVLIAKANADINHTEFMASLRDYVSNVENAYWDLYLSYRELDARKKAMEKALVVWNKAKAMDTAGNFKIADEALARQQYYQLKADVDDALSGRLLQGTQTQNGSSGGTVQMTGGVLAAERRLRLLVGMPAADGQLMRPSEEPTMANISFDWHSCMNESIRQRPELQRQHLNVKKREMELLAAKNFLNPRLDAIGRYRWRGFGDHLIGNDGGSITAPNSSLGNLADGDQQEWTVGVELTVPIGYRKAHAAVQNAELKLARERAIQKEQQREVVSNLSGAIADAVRAFQSLQNNLNQYLAARDYLQALETREGNSINDTTDRILDAQRRLVQAEIQFFRARSEYAVALKNVHYEKGSLLRYKDLRVAGATGYDGAMLQQDVYMEGEPLPVETPVDMTNDPAFGSPSTTAPPATEAAPEPVPAPAPELPDMANTPTPATKPVQTAQATPAAASPVNTPAPAATSQPVIPVDELAPMLEASPSASRIEQSTKPTWRESTRSAVSAEGSTSRRSRIDGTRVSMPVGTASNNGVAPKSSAKMTSATDSGASTDWKVRQSDKPAFNAAETPTHAATKPGTASLKQVSLSSTVTKSDTAVDNGATTPLSSHRSAAPTTLIRPPVGSTSPIRQTAGSTTPLRK